Sequence from the Candidatus Lokiarchaeota archaeon genome:
GGGAAAACCCTCTGGGAAACCAACCACACCATGTTTGCCGAAAACGAATTGGAGCAGCATCTGACGAAAAGGCTTTCCGACCGCGGGGTGAATCCAACGCCATTGACATATCGAGAGCTTCTGGCTGAGGTTGGACTGGACAAGAACGCATCAGATACTGTCCAGCAATCCATCCTGACAGCAATCAGAGCGGCCAAGGTTTACGGCCACACCCCCGCTTCGCTTGCTTCACGTATAGAGAACCTGAGCAAGAGTAAACGACAACGAAAAGAAGCAGAGTTCATTCTTGACTTGGTCTTGGAGGTGTTCAGCCGGTATGAGCAGTATCTGAAGGAAGAGGGCAAGATAGATTTCGATGATATGATCAACAAAGCTGTCCGACTGCTCGAAAACACGGACACAGCCGAAGAGCTGGACTTGGGCCCCTATGACCTGATTATGGTTGATGAGTTTCAGGATATCTCATATCCACGCCTGAAGCTACTGAAGGAACTGAAGGGACTGTTTGACGATTGCCGATTGTTCTGCGTTGGCGACGACTGGCAAGCGATCTACGGATTTGCTGGGTCTTCCGCTCATTACATGATTAAGTTTGACGAGTGGTTCCCAGATGCGGCACGCGTATTTCTGAACCAGAACTATAGGAACCCTCCCGAGGTGCTCGATTTTGGCTCCGAAGCCATAGAGGATTGTTCCGAGAAGATCTCAAAAACCCTGAAACCACGGAAGCCATCTGATGACGAAGACTCAGTTCCAGCTCTGCTCATCGAGCGCATTCAAGCAAGGAACGTATTTGGCTTCAGACGAAAGCAGAACCGGATTGCTTTTGACTCGATAAAGAAGCTCATTGACGAGGGGATACCGCCTCCGGAGATCCTTGTCCTCTCCCGGTTCAACTTCGGATACGCTGACCTGAGGGATGCCTGTACCGAAGCTGAGGATATCCCTGTTGAAATCAGAAGAGGCTCCGATACGCGTAGAGAGGGCGTGCGGTTCATGTCCATCCACAAGAGCAAAGGACTTGAAGCCGACTACGTGTTCCTCTTGAATGTGTATGAAGGGACGTTTGGCTTCCCGCCTGACATCACATCTGAGATGAATTTCGACATCATCAACCCTGACCTATCCAAAAGTATCGATGAGGAGCGCAGGCTGTTCTTTGTGGCTGTGACGCGGGCTCGGAAGCAATGTGTTGTGTTCACTCAGAAGGATGAAGTGTCCCAATTCCTGGTTGAAAATTCGATTTACAGCCACCACTATCCGAAGAGGATTGGGCGTCGATTCCACGGTCGTGTGGTCGGGCAGACCCAGAAGGCCTACAGGCTCCAAGCAGTCCTCAGCCCGAGCTGCGAGGTTGAGTTCTGGGCCCCGAAGAGTGTGACAAATATACAGGGACTCACTAATGACGACTCATTATCGCTCATCGAGATTGATAGGTGGTGGTATCGTGATGAGATGACGAAGAAATTCGAGGAGTTGTTTTGACCCTCTGTGAGGGCTAGTACCAGATCGATACTTGGTTTCTTGATGAATCTGTTCGTTTTCGTTGCATTGGTTCTCCTGCTACGCTTATTTTGCGTTTCGCCCTTTTGAGAGGACTTGAAATGCGCAAACGTTCCAGAATCCTGTGTGCGACCTTATAAAGGGGTGCGCCAAAACCCCTCCATCGAAAAATCGGATTTTCACCCCTCGGAGAGCCGCTCTACGAACGATTCTAAGCTCAAAAATGGCCGTTTTGTGTGCGAGCTTATAAAGGGGGGTCGGAAAACCCCTCCATCGAGAAGGTCTCCGGAAAGCGGAGTTATGAGGGTTCCGTTGGGCAAAATTCATATGTCAAAGGGGGCT
This genomic interval carries:
- a CDS encoding AAA family ATPase, with the protein product MRLQNDKVAMSDTEKFYFVLSVILGIAAAFLTYGLSILLVALAWYLHYKSEKRRERKMREKARQIRAPLLEGKSRIADLRGYDRYLPTKKKQLYQEPFRKVKNQLRNLPTEYEELWQDIKKEASECLRFLSDYNSTYFKKEQERHPEFFSGERFHDGQSFNKKQIEAILTNDYSNLVIAGPGAGKTRVLTSRVAYFVHYKDVPPERILVIAFNNNAVGEVEQRLKTRFGIEDVQVRTFHSLGLSILATSSNSSRRLSIESQRNNVIRGIIEELLEQSDEYRTKYLTHLSQWEEDEDSESSDEEEEKRIDEEFRLKEGESYFAIDGTFVKSLAERDIANFFIKHGIDYEYEKQVDWHDKNDPEKTYCPDFYLPKLDVYLEHWAVSADGKAPPFFDETEAEEYKTSMEWKRSQYEKHGKTLWETNHTMFAENELEQHLTKRLSDRGVNPTPLTYRELLAEVGLDKNASDTVQQSILTAIRAAKVYGHTPASLASRIENLSKSKRQRKEAEFILDLVLEVFSRYEQYLKEEGKIDFDDMINKAVRLLENTDTAEELDLGPYDLIMVDEFQDISYPRLKLLKELKGLFDDCRLFCVGDDWQAIYGFAGSSAHYMIKFDEWFPDAARVFLNQNYRNPPEVLDFGSEAIEDCSEKISKTLKPRKPSDDEDSVPALLIERIQARNVFGFRRKQNRIAFDSIKKLIDEGIPPPEILVLSRFNFGYADLRDACTEAEDIPVEIRRGSDTRREGVRFMSIHKSKGLEADYVFLLNVYEGTFGFPPDITSEMNFDIINPDLSKSIDEERRLFFVAVTRARKQCVVFTQKDEVSQFLVENSIYSHHYPKRIGRRFHGRVVGQTQKAYRLQAVLSPSCEVEFWAPKSVTNIQGLTNDDSLSLIEIDRWWYRDEMTKKFEELF